The Epinephelus fuscoguttatus linkage group LG7, E.fuscoguttatus.final_Chr_v1 DNA window CTGTGGCTGTCTGTCCCCCTCCGGCCTGGATGGTCAGCCGGCTGTCCTGTCCACTCACACCCCAAGTGAGCGGTGCAGCTGAGACAGTAAAAACACACGCAGGAATGTGCATTACATGTGTTTGTTTAGGTGGATTTTTTCATATATCATCACCAGAtgagtgtaagtgtgtgtgtgtatgaatgcatgtgtgtgtgtttaatttatAGTGGACGACAGACAATAACTCTTACATAAGcagctgtctccctctctcattcGTGGTAGCTTTTCCAGGATTACTGTTCCATTGTTGGGCCAGATCCACAGCTATGCTAATTTAAAGCACTGTGTATTGTGTCCTTTATCTGTGGTTCCTGATcctgtctgtttatttttaactcCTCCTCTTACTGGCTCTCGCGTACGACATATAGGTTCTGTGTTTCGTCAAGGATGACCCAGTGTCTGGAAGTATCTGTTGACTGAAATGTTATCAAATTAGATGGGATATTCCAACTCATAGGCTGGTATCTGAAAGATATAACCCATTTCTATAAGTGAAACACTTCATATGGCTTATCTGAGCATTGGTATGAAATGCATAATGATTTAAGAGTAACAAAGAAATTTAATCAGACAGTACAGAATATACTAATTACCCAAACTGGTGCATACAATCAGGTAACCAAAGCATTTCAACTTTCTACTTATTGCAGGTTGAGCAGCTGACAGACGAACAGAAAAATGGTGCGTAAATTACAAACTCTTTCACACTGTACACATCTCATTATGTACGCATCaaaagtcatcaaaaatgttttcatcaaatatgaattaaaggtccagtgtgtaggatttagtggcatctagtggtgaggttgcagaactgaaactttcccctgtgccaagcatgtaggagaacaaAAACGcgaatgtccctatctagagccagtgtttcatttgtccattctgggctactgtagaagcaacatggtggacttcATGGAAGAGAACCCACTCCGTATGTAGATAAAAATGGCTCATTTGAAAGTAgtgaaaacacaattcttattgtcaggtgattataatccaatgaaaacatagttatggaTATTACATACAGTTTCTGCCCCTAAATCCAACACGCTGGAGCATTAATCATGTCATCATCTGCACATTATGCGTAATGTTTAAAGTGTGATGCACTATTCACTCGTTGTTTCCCTGTTTGCTCCTGTGGCGCTACAGAGTTCAAGGCCGCCTTTGACATCTTCGTACAAGATGCAGAGGACGGCTGCATCAGCACCAAGGAGCTGGGGAAGGTGATGAGGATGCTGGGCCAGAACCCCACAccagaggagctgcaggagaTGATTGACGAGGTGGATGAAGACGGTAAATCAAATCGCTGCTGCGCTACAGTACAAGACACTAAGTGATCGGTTCATTGTCGTCGACCTCTTCCTCTTGCACAGCAGCTGGCAGATCCATCATTGCCCAGTCGTGTGGTGCAGTTCAAAGCCTCTGAACTTAATGTCAAATGATAGTCAAGGGGTCTTACATTCAGCAAGATGTGTCAGGGTGAATTAAAAGGAAGTGCGTATGAGATGATGCACAAGTCATCTTGAATTTTCCATGTGATATCATGATGAAACATAAAAAGTAGCATCTTGCATTTGCTTGATAAAGCTTCAATGTATATGTCATGTTGTCAAATAGCATGACTAAGGCCACATAAAGAGACGTTTAAAGGCCCAATCTGTATTTTTTGCCCAtatgaattacagatatctttgGGATTAGAAAGAAAATTACAACTCTGTATAAATAAGTCAAAAGTATTTGTAACTTAGACCATATTAAAAGACCTTTGAATCAATGTATGGGTCATTGCAGGTTCCAGTGCTGTGGTTTGATACATTATACTTATACATTGGGCCTTTACGCAGAACATTAGAGTTCTGGTGGTTAGATAATATAAAAGTCTATCCAGTGTGGACTGAACGGATGTGATGAAGTACATTGTGTCTGCAGGGAGTGGGACGGTGGACTTTGATGAGTTCCTGGTCATGATGGTGAGATGCATGAAGGACGACAGCAAAGGAAAATCAGAGGAAGAACTGGCAGAGCTGTTTCGCATGTTTGACAAGTGAGTTTCATGTTCAAACCCCCTTTCTAGTTGGTTTCCTTGAATTAGAAGAATTAGGTTCACAGGCACTTTCTTCTAACAGAACAGATCATGTAACTTAATGGCAGACTTGACAAAATATCCACGACGAAACGGTGCTATCATCTGAAAATCACCAGACTAGTAATAAAATTGCTCTTCCAGCAAAGTATGCTCCCCGTGTGCAATTATGTGTACTGACAAAATGCCAAGTAGCTCTGTAGAGTACAGCATGTAGTTTGCTCCATAATCCTTTTTGACAGCACAGAATATTTCAAACACCCACTCCATGTAAGCCAGACACCTCGTCTGAGCATCAAAGaacaaacttcttttttttcccctcctctcgCTCTCGCTCTCACAATGATGGTTCCCCAAACACTTAAATGCAAGATATGATCAGTcacatgtcacacacaaacacaccacctcCTCCGCTGCCATCTGTGAAGCTCAACTTACGTTTTTATTATGTGCACTGATGTGTTTCACTCCTTTGATTGTGCAGGAACGCAGATGGTTACATTGACCTGGATGAGCTGAAAATGATGCTGGAATCTACAGGAGAGGCGATTACCGAGGACGACATCGAGGAGCTGATGAAAGACGGGGACAAGAACAACGACGGCAAAATTGACTATGATGGTGAGAGGTTTGAAATGTGTGAAAGTGAGAGTGAAATGAATATGTAGAGCAAATTCTCTGATCTGTCACTCCACCAAAATCCACACCAACCAAGACATTTGCTTGATAAAGGCGTCTTGTCGTGGGCTCAGATGCTGACTATGTCTTCCTTAACTCTACAGAGTTCTTGGAGTTCATGAAAGGAGTGGAGTAATCCCGAACAAGAGAAGATCCAGAgtgttatttttgtatttctctgtgacTCCACGCTCATCTGCGAAAAAAACGGAAGCCGATTCGGATGATACAAACAATGGAACGACTTTGCAAGATTCAGTCGAATACTGTAGCTgaatgtttctgtatttttctaccATCTCTTGCATCGTTGTAAATACAGTTTGTAACTACTTTTTGGTGCCCATGTATACAGAATTTGTGTAAATGTATCTAAATTACTTATATTTTCTACACAGGCCACACAGCAGACAAGTTTGGCTGTGCGAAATATCaagtttgtgtttatttccGACTAAATCTTATCTCTGAAGTGACACAGCCAGTTTACAGATCTTCTTACTGAGAGGCTGATATTGTTTAGCTGGGCAGAAAATGTATGTGTGCACAAAGCAGAACATATTCATGAGTCAACATAGTTTTACACCAGGCTCTGGTAGACTTATCACACTGTCAGAGCCATGTACTGGATCCAGTttgtatactgtacatgttcTGGTGTGCATGCAGTGTACATTTCTGTATGTTTAAGATACCCTCAGGACTTTTTATCCTCCTCTCATGCCGCTGAAACACCGGCACATTTCTACATGAGAAGTCTGTTTGGAATGTGCACTCATGTAATAAACAAGATGCATTTGTCAGAGCAGTCTTTCTGTCCATTTTCTTTACTTATTTCAGTGTCTCATAATATTCACTTTAAGAACAGAGTTGAGACTCTTCAGAAGAGTTTGGTCTTTGGCCTCAGGTCAGTGCTTTTCAGCTAGGAGCaaacaacatttattttactgtctCATTCCTGATTTGCCTTGCTGGTCTTTGTGTTTTACAGGCTGGTCACATGTGTGCCTCTGTGCCCTGCCCTGCTGTTCACACAGCAAATAAACAAGCAAAGGAAGCCCGAAATATCACTGATGCGACCTCAAAACAAGATACTTCTGTGTGAAACGGTGCTGTCTACCGTGAATTTTGATTTATCTGTGCGATTTGTATTCTGTAGTGGCTCTTGTCTGCGGCATGTGAACTATTCACATGGTTGCTGTGTAAGTGTCTAGTTACACAGTCTATTGAGACAGGAGCTATTTATGTCTAATCATGTTAGTGCCCATGTTAGGGGATCTGGATTGACCGACACCAGTTGACAATCAGATGCCTTTGTCCTTATTAAGAATGCTAtttaactacaaagagataacAGTGCTATTGTTAAAGCAGCTTTCATTTTGACACGAGTGTTCGCGCACGAAAGTATCAGGACAGTTAGAGCAGAAAGAGTCATTTAATACTTAAACAATAAGAAACATTTTAGTATTTCATTCTGAGAGGaatgaatagataaataaattatttaataaataaagaagttatatgaaattaaacaaataatgaaaaaataaatgatgaaaataattagataaaaaatataaataaatacaaatataaaataaacaataaaactaaatatattgaataaataaattgtatcaaataaactaaataatgaaaataataaaatgaataaacaagttatataaaataaaacaaataactaaaataataaataaacaagtaaataaaaaagttaaataaaataaatcatgaaaataatgaaataaaaaatataaataaatacaaatataaaataaacaatacaacCAAAtatattgaataaataaattatatcaaataaactaaataatgaaaataataaaatgaataaacaagttatataaaataaaacaaataactaaaataataaaaaacaagtaaataaaaaagttaaataaaataaataatgaaaataattagataaaaatataaataaatacaaatataaaataaacaataaaactaaatacatttaataaataaGTTGTatcaaataaactaaataatgaaaataataaaataaataaataagttatataaataaaacaaataattaaaacaataaataaataaataaacaagtaaataaataagttatataaaataaataatgaaagtaataaaataaaatataaacaaatacatgtataaaatttataataaaatgaaatatatttaataaataaattggtatcaaataaactaaataatgaaaataataaaataaataaataagttatataaaatgaaataaataatgaaagtaaaaaaataaaatataaacaaatacatatataaaattgattaaaaaaaaaatgaaatacatttaatacattgaactaaattataaaaaaaaagtaaatatttttttccatgtgaTTTAGGTGCCACATACAGTGGAGTTCctcaacaaaacaatataaaaacctAAACATCACAtccttattttttacagttgtaTAAAACATCCTTCCTGGGTGAACAGGCTGCCGTTGTAGCAGCAGAGGAGTCGTGCAGTAAGCACTGTGGCCACTTGATGTCAGCAGGAAAACACAGTCTTATCTGTTTATTTGGCTCAGTTACAGGAACCAGAAGATGAGGAGATTTAGTAGCACAGCTCCACTCTCTCCAAAGACAGATTATAGTCACTCACCGGTCAAGCTGAAAAAGAGTTGATGCTTTTGAGTATAAATGATATTCTAAgtggttaaaataaaatgaccatATATACACCACTGTacatttgaaacaaaaaatCCAGACTATTTACAAAACTAGTATATATCATTCTTTAACAGCATCCACTGTTTTGAAATTGTGTAAATGATCTTttctttagttttgtttttgtgaaatggaATGGACTGTGTTTTGTGAGAGCGAGTGACGTCAGTGGCCTGACTGATGACAGCGTCCAAAGGCCTCCccacctccctccatctctctccgtGTCCCTGAGGGTCCTGTTAGCTCCATCCAGTCCTCATGGTCTGTGTTACTGATGGGATTTCAAACCCCAATCAGCAGCGAAGCACAGCTGCTCTGCCAGACCAATCTCAGCAGTCGGACAAATACAACACACTAGTTATCACCAGTCCAGCTGCACCAaccaaaaaacacagcattaaGCCCGAGTGATAATATGAGGTGAAAAGATGTCATGATACAATTTGACATGCTGGTTTTTTTATCGCACAGATTAGACTGCTCTGCTGCCTGAGTTCTCTATAAGCTGCTGTCTGCAGCAGCGTGGAACAGGATGAGTAGTGCTCTCCCTGCCATCAATGGGAGGCtgggcagcagcagagcagtgtgtgaatgaatCTGGGGTGTGGCGCACTAGCAGCAAGTTGGGTGGAGAAGTGACGCAGTTACGTAAGACAGGCCTGATGACTCATGCCTGCTGTTATTAACACACACTGCGGTTTTGAACCACCTTTGGTAATGTGGATTTCAGGGACACATAAGCCACCATAAGACCCATTTCCTGATTGTGTGTAAGACTCACGCCCCTGTAACACTGACCTCTGAGAGTGGCTGAGATAGAGGGGATTTGCATAGGTAATAGTAAGCTATCGATATTATGTAACTGGCTTCATTCAGTTTTATtctaccagtgtgtgtgtgtgtgtgtgtgtgtgctgaggaaAACTGGTTCTTCCATTGGCTAAGAGTGAGTCAGGCGGATGTGGAGCTGTATatagtgcacacacacacacatgcacactgctCCACTGTTTTACTGATGTATAAATCTTCCATTAGATCACACAAGAGTCATGATCCACCGTGAAATTGTCCTAAAACCGTGTTACCAAGCTACGCCAACAATGTGATGTTTTCGTAACCTTTTCCCCAGCTCAGTATGATTTATAGATGTAAAAAATCCCCGGAAGAGCGAGGAATACCCCGGACACGGTTCAGACTTTGGAAGGCGTTAACTACTCATACAATCTTTCTGTGGCCCACGCATGCAGACCTCGTTTGAAGCCAGCAGGCTTTTGGGTTTAGAGGAttcctgtttttcttgcttCTCCACATCACATGGTCTTGGAGGTTGTCCAGTGTTGAATATCACAGTTTAATCTCCAGTCGCCACCATTCACAACAACATATGAGTATACGCTCCCAAAATCTCTAGATTCATTGTTGGCTGTTATTCTTTTTTAGGTCATGTACACtgatttctgtttctgttatgTTTGGTGTTATGGCTCTGAGGGGTGAAAGGATgattttctgctgctgtctcGGAGCAATCTCCCCcctcttaaaaaacaaaaagcaactaTGGCGTTATCATAAATAATCTGATCCTGAATAGATACAGAAAGTCAGATGATTGCCTGTTTTTTTGGAGAGCAGTCGGTaggttgtttttgttgccataaaTACACAATGAGGAAGTGGAACGCTTTAGACAAAGAGAGAGTGGAAGGACTGCAAATCAAACTTGAACAGACagaatattgtatcatgatgcTCCATCCCACTTCTGCTGCTGAGAACACTGAAGTACTGTTTCTGGACTGCCCGCACATAATGGCCCATAGAATAGCAAGACTACAAGACACAGAATTCTCAAATTCCGCAATAACTATTCATTGAATCAGATGAATAACGgcgattgttttgttttaatgcacCACTGGAGGGTTTATCTATTTTTACCACTTTCAAAGAGGAAACTTGCATGTGTAATGGTGGAACAAGTATTTAGATCATATTGTTAGTAAAGCAATACAACAGCTttaaaatactccactacaagtaaaaatTCTGCATTAATGTTAAAAGTGCTCCTTAACCAAAACTGCGTTAAATTATCTGATATTCTTAGAGAATTATTATGaatggattttatttatttatttatttaacctttatttaaccaggatgtcccactgagattgaaagcagccaatcagaacacatttaaaatgcaacaaatacaacatatgaaacaaaaatccacaataaaacaacaacaattcaaacacagtggcctctcaaggaaaacaagcacatgtctctgtcaccacattctctatgatgcccttaaattcatcaatggataagtgtttataataataatagaatttTAGATCTTTGTGGAAATTGTTCCATATCCAAGGTGCACAGTAGGGGAAAGCAGATTTCCCCAGATCTGTAAAAACCCGGGTACATTAATAAGCATAAGATAAACACATATCATCAAACATTTCAGGAACCATaactgaaatgtgtgtgtgtaaacgaTGAAAACTTGGGTAAAAGTAGAATTCTCCCTTTGCCGAGAATGAGAAAGGTCTTGGAATAATATGTGTGAAAGGACAGTAGGGATAAAAATATAATCAGTCACTCAGACAATATATTTGATTGTCAATGAGATgacctgttttgtttgttgtgtgtatttAGCTATCGTCtatgactgtatgtgtgtcGACCCAGTAGCCAGTGTTTATAATGAGGATCCTAATAAAGAAAGCTAATGACCCCCGGGGAGTCATCTCTGTGTCGTCTGATTTACCTGTCTGTGTGCTCTCTCTTTGCAGACATGTGATCGTCAGGACAACTGGGAACACCTGATGGTGTTCCAGGTTATTTAAGTCTGTGTGCAGCTGGTCACTCGGTCTCTGGCTGACCTTCCACTTTGCTTCTGCGTCCCTCTGCCCTTCTTTGGTTTGCTAATGTAGCTTTAGTTCTTTACTTTGCACACATTTTCCCCTCATGAAAACACACGATCAGCCTAATTTGGTTTAATTTGATTAAATCTTTTGTTCAACTTTGCGAAGCTGTGTCTCTATTTTGTTGCAGCCCTTTGAGTCAGATCATAACCAAACAaacatgtaagcagcattttgaTGTCGTAGCTGATGAAAGTACTTTTGAACATcttaaaaactgataaaatactTTTTCAGTTGATATGGCGAACGCAGCAAAGTTGCCTTCCAACCAGGTATAGAACAATATTAGCATTCAACAGGATTCATgttcagctctgtttttggtctctactaTCTCCTGAGATGCAAaagcaaaagttcagtcaggaagctgacgcttttcatgctcaggctgtaagctTCCTTTCTCACCCTGCTGTTCACTCCTTGCATGCATGTTCATTCATTATCTCTTGCTGTCATTTTCTGGGTAGGTCAGTTGAGTCATCAGCTATTTtaagctgattcacaatcaaccagtagcacagcgacacaccctctttgtcagcctatcatcttccTGTTCCTCGTTTTGTAGCAGTAGTGACAGTTGTTGCTTTACCTGATAAAGGTCGGTGGGCCAAGGCCATGCATCTGCTTCATCTTTAGAAAATAAAGATCCCCATTGAAGGAGGacgtttttttttacaccatgtGAAATTACTTTTCCTCACCTATTTCTTTCTGTCATTTCGTCATGTCTCTCTCGTTTGTGTATCCCGCTGATTTGAGTCGCATTGCTCATCAgaatgcacagatttgattggctgagtggcatcatgtgacatttaaatgcaggggtgtccaaactttttcgTCTTCCAGTGAAAAAGTTTTTCCACCACTCCTTAATCGCTGCTGACTTTTCGcttctttgctgtggccatgtctgctgCCTAGCCAGtaatgtctgtctctatataaccatacatttgtttgtttgtttgtttgtttgcagcaTTTTTGTGCACGTCAGTTAACTGTATGGTAGCGCTGCCATCATGAAGtgaatggaaaaaatgcaaaataaacttGCTTGGTCAATCAATATCGTGTAGCGGGCCACatatagtatattttgaaagacatgCTGCGGGCTGTTTAAAGCTGGTCCATGGGCCATATTTGGCCCCTGGGCCGGACTTTGGACATGCTTGATTTAGTCCTGGTCCACTCAACCAGTGCTAAGGATGCTGTGCTGGTTAATAAAGAAGAAATGCTACGTCAAATGTGAATTATTCTGAATAATTTATTGATTATAGGTCTGGGGACAGTGTCTGGGTCTGGTCCCAGGAGATGAAGAGGGATTTTAGGTTAACAGCGGGCActcattttggtcattttgccaACAAGGGGGATGGCGTACCCCCTCAAATCATATTCTGGTTTTGTCTTCAATAATGTTAAAAGGAGTGCAGAACTTCAAGTGTAGTACTTCATTAAATGTACTTTGCTGCACTTCACTACAGTATAAAACTGTATGTCTAGCTGGAGAAACAGGAGATATCTTCAGAGTTTCTTCTCTCCAGCAGACTTGTTGactgttaatttgtttgttttaagtgaCAGACTCTTGGAGATTCCTCTCCTCTGCGCTATGACATCATTATTTTGGTCACTGATGTTGCAGAAGCACAGACGTGCTCTTTGGCCTGCTCCGCAATTACTGTACTGTAAGCAACATATGGCCTTGTGTGAATGGCATACCAGACAGCGAGACAGCTCCCAGCACGGCCTCCTCTGTAGTTCCCAAGCGAGAACACATGACAGACAGATGACCTTTACTTTGTGTTGGGTCTAGTGAGACACGAGGAATGTCTCCTTTCATTCACTTTGCCACAGATTAAACTGCAAACAAACATCACCTTGTTCTTGTGCTTGGTGAGCGCAGGCTACTGTACATCACCGTATGGTGAAGTTGGCCACAAAATGAGAGACTTCTGGTATTAACAGATGGCTGCCTCGCTCTGTCACTAGTATTCCATGTGGCTGTGCTTTACACATGACCCAGTATCCTGCTTGCCAAAACTCACACTTTTCTTCCTCATCGGAGGACATACATGTCTCTCAGAGAAGGTTTATGTCTCACAGTTAGGAGGGTTGTGAGGGAGCTGTGGAAAGATAATATATCAGTAGTGAGTTCCTGGAGAGATAAGATACTTCCTGTTAGATAGCTGGAAAGCCTAGTGTGACTTGATGAATGTCATAACAGCAGACATCTGAATCATCTCTGGTGACAGCATTGCAAATAAGATCATTAAAGCATACGATTTGAAGTATTTTGCTGTAATTCGTTGTGACAATGTTGTTGAAGTTTACAGTAATGCGACAAACCACACAGTTGAGCCTTACTCAGCTTCTAAATGTGTCCTTCCTCTCTGCGTCTGTGAGAGCCTGTCTAACTTTGGACCTATGCTGATTCCATTACAAATATGGGGAAGTAGGAAGCATTGCAAATGGCTTCGATGTGATTCAGAAGTTCAGAGAATCAAATGGCAATCCCCCGCGAACAGGAGATGAAATCACTGGCATTATGAAACATGCCATTCCAACACAGTTGTAGCCCACATAGCTTTATGACAGCCAAGGCTAAAGGGAATTTCCATGTTTCAGTGCTACCATTAACTCACCGACTCAGAagaatttaaaatttaaaatgtacatCGTCATTGCTGGTAACAAGCGTAGACTGTATTCCTGTAATATGGCCAGTGGTGCTCCAAAGGGAGGGCATGGCCACCCAGACACATTTGCTGGAGCCCCCACTGGCAAAAAATAATTGAAGGCATTTCTGTCTTTAAAAGGCGGTGGTGCATGCATTTGCATAAGCTAGCATGAAggtggtatcttgtgaaactagataATCTAAaccatccattggtaccaaccatgttggcatagcttgacaggaagggggctaaataaaacaaatttaggCTAGCTTTTAGCAAGGGAACAACGAGCATAGCCAGTTTCAAAGGCAttccttgaactctcacctcatgatatctgaatgaaaatgggtttgATAGGTACCCACAAGTCTTCCCTAAACTTGAGTAGGCTTGTTCCCAGTGAATGTTTTGTTCCTGATATGAATGTACTACTTCAAATTAATGCTTTGTATTTCAGTCATTCATGGATGTTGCAACCACAACAGTTAacacaaattcagccaatccctgTGAATTCTGTGCCACCACCACAATGTTGTCAAAAATTTGACAACTGAAAAGgggtaaaatctcatttcatgGTAGAGCTGCACACAGTGGGAtctagtttcctggcgcagcgcaggtggcgcagggtggcgaaccccgcgcagagctagtttcgagcagcgcaacccgaggcgcgctcagtttggtagtttggcagaccgaggtgcgctgagatggttgtggcggcgcagcagggggaagtgtcgacagatccagcttagGCTGGcgcactaaaagctcgccagctgaaaccaggtctactgtaagtttggctgaccagtgGACAGTGCGCatacgtcaccaaaacctcacaggcaggtttccagaatatcaggcacattaacaatgcaataaatagccacaaaaccactattcaatgcaactatctgcaatcagcacataaatgtatctctatatcgactgtcccgtcacatctgatgtcagatcaaaggggattggcaccgtttagcacgtttggcacgtgtaatggaaacccaacctgatttgattaacacagcctgCAAAcgaatgagttcacatccctctcagccaaccacaaacagccacagcatcagatagggagtatatattcagcatctgtcatcttagaaaagtcaaaagaaaagaaaccgaGTAAGACTgcgagaaagaaagagagcgcacgcgcacgagagaaacgcaacattgatttacaattgtggtgacctcctcccaggctacctttgcatcatcagcccgtggaggtctgctcgcagttccgtatattcggacactgcgagcagacctcccggaccaaaacataagtttcctcctgggaggaatttggctgtctgacgctgctgctctcttctgcactggcgaattgagtaaactctcat harbors:
- the tnnc1a gene encoding troponin C type 1a (slow) — protein: MNDIYKAAVEQLTDEQKNEFKAAFDIFVQDAEDGCISTKELGKVMRMLGQNPTPEELQEMIDEVDEDGSGTVDFDEFLVMMVRCMKDDSKGKSEEELAELFRMFDKNADGYIDLDELKMMLESTGEAITEDDIEELMKDGDKNNDGKIDYDEFLEFMKGVE